One window of the Janthinobacterium sp. PAMC25594 genome contains the following:
- a CDS encoding Dabb family protein: MTCTSALRHIVLCDFLDGVTSAKHAELVYEFSQLKHRIPGVRQFEWGPNVSPEGLDDGFTDCFTLTFDDAAARDVYLTHPAHLAFVEQLKPWLGRVLVFDYYPQEHPG, translated from the coding sequence ATGACTTGTACCTCCGCCTTGCGCCACATCGTCCTGTGCGACTTTCTCGATGGCGTCACGTCCGCCAAACATGCCGAGCTCGTCTATGAGTTTTCCCAACTGAAACACCGCATTCCTGGCGTGCGGCAATTTGAATGGGGGCCGAACGTCAGCCCGGAAGGCCTCGATGATGGCTTTACCGATTGCTTTACCCTGACCTTCGACGATGCCGCTGCGCGCGACGTGTATCTGACCCATCCGGCCCACCTGGCCTTTGTCGAGCAGCTCAAGCCATGGCTGGGTCGCGTGCTGGTCTTTGACTACTATCCGCAAGAGCATCCCGGCTGA
- a CDS encoding alpha/beta hydrolase, whose translation MDETTSVGSATIVLVHGGFVDGSGWEGVYRVLRDDGCHVAIVQNPTLSLADDVAATRRVIAAVPGPVVLVGHSYGGAVVTQAGNDPRVKALVYIAAFVPDQGESVDSLLKHAPPGAPVPPILPPRDGFLLLDQKKFAAAFAADVPRDKADFMAASQVPWGMDALTGVVSAPAWRSKPNWYLVATADKMIAPAMQREMAQRAGSKVVEVAGSHAIYISQAHAVASLIRKAAASIADD comes from the coding sequence GTGGATGAAACTACAAGTGTTGGGTCGGCAACGATCGTGCTCGTGCATGGCGGTTTTGTCGACGGATCTGGCTGGGAAGGGGTCTACCGGGTGCTGCGTGACGATGGCTGTCATGTTGCCATTGTGCAAAACCCGACGCTATCGCTGGCGGACGACGTGGCCGCGACCCGGCGGGTCATCGCCGCAGTGCCGGGTCCCGTGGTCCTGGTCGGTCATTCGTATGGTGGCGCCGTGGTCACGCAAGCGGGGAACGACCCCAGGGTCAAGGCATTGGTTTACATCGCGGCCTTCGTGCCGGACCAGGGCGAGTCTGTCGATTCCTTGCTGAAGCATGCCCCGCCTGGCGCGCCGGTGCCGCCGATCTTGCCGCCACGCGATGGTTTCCTGTTGCTCGACCAGAAAAAGTTTGCGGCCGCCTTCGCTGCCGATGTGCCCAGGGACAAGGCCGACTTCATGGCGGCATCGCAAGTGCCCTGGGGAATGGATGCCTTGACCGGAGTGGTCAGCGCGCCAGCCTGGAGGAGCAAGCCCAACTGGTACCTGGTCGCGACCGCTGACAAGATGATTGCACCGGCGATGCAGCGCGAGATGGCCCAACGAGCGGGCTCGAAGGTGGTTGAAGTCGCCGGCAGCCATGCCATTTACATTTCGCAAGCCCATGCCGTGGCGTCGTTGATCCGCAAGGCCGCTGCGAGCATTGCCGACGACTAG
- a CDS encoding alpha/beta fold hydrolase, whose product MQLSFTIRTTYRSTDARLAAFPPLPGKVNFHESKFLTRRHIDEAMRYIAVQLRRAMRRPCKQPETDPHIMIKKMTLAVLLTALIPFYACQAQAMTEAKPVSAEVTTTLTPDIGGIKQVVEIKTDDANKPVLLFLSGGPGSSMIKGADAFSNVLKSRFTIVQWDQRDAGKTLKLNPSPTQPSVEQMEQDTYQVIQFLRKELKQEKIYLLGSSWGNVLGFYIVKHHPELLHAYFASNPVVSQLESEKELLQALKIHFKDNALASQELGSISFPFTSDESMFYLRKWLFYKDGKEFATSAGFKTGFLQWSKTWSPVWNEVMNIDLPRTLKSVDCPVYFFVGKNDIQTSTRITQAYFEALKAPKKGLFFFDHSGHQIHQDEPAKFQEAIIQTLDAAAKS is encoded by the coding sequence TTGCAACTATCCTTCACCATCCGCACAACCTACCGGAGCACCGATGCACGCCTTGCCGCTTTTCCACCCCTTCCGGGCAAGGTCAATTTCCATGAATCCAAGTTTCTGACAAGGAGGCATATCGACGAGGCCATGCGATATATAGCTGTTCAACTGCGGCGTGCAATGCGGCGCCCTTGCAAGCAACCTGAAACTGACCCTCACATCATGATAAAAAAAATGACATTGGCAGTGTTACTCACCGCCCTGATTCCCTTCTACGCATGCCAGGCGCAAGCCATGACAGAAGCGAAACCCGTTTCCGCCGAAGTCACCACCACCCTGACACCCGACATCGGTGGCATCAAGCAAGTGGTGGAAATCAAGACGGACGACGCGAACAAACCCGTCCTGCTGTTTTTATCGGGCGGCCCGGGAAGCTCGATGATCAAGGGGGCGGATGCCTTTAGCAATGTGTTGAAAAGCAGATTTACGATTGTGCAATGGGATCAGCGGGACGCGGGCAAAACCTTGAAACTGAATCCGTCGCCCACGCAGCCATCCGTGGAACAGATGGAGCAGGACACGTATCAAGTCATCCAATTCCTGCGCAAAGAATTAAAACAGGAAAAAATATACTTGCTGGGCAGTTCCTGGGGCAACGTCCTGGGCTTTTACATCGTCAAGCATCATCCGGAATTGCTGCATGCCTATTTCGCTTCCAATCCTGTCGTGAGCCAGCTGGAAAGCGAGAAAGAATTGCTGCAAGCCTTGAAAATCCACTTCAAGGACAATGCCCTCGCCAGCCAGGAACTGGGCAGCATCAGTTTCCCGTTTACCAGTGACGAAAGCATGTTTTATTTGAGGAAATGGCTTTTTTACAAGGATGGCAAGGAATTTGCAACGAGTGCGGGTTTCAAGACGGGCTTTCTGCAATGGTCAAAGACCTGGTCGCCAGTCTGGAACGAGGTCATGAACATTGATTTGCCCAGGACCTTGAAGAGCGTTGACTGCCCCGTGTATTTCTTCGTCGGCAAAAACGATATCCAGACCTCGACCAGGATCACGCAAGCATATTTCGAGGCGTTGAAGGCGCCAAAGAAGGGGCTGTTTTTCTTTGACCATTCCGGGCATCAGATACACCAGGATGAACCGGCAAAGTTTCAAGAAGCCATCATCCAGACATTGGATGCGGCTGCCAAGTCCTGA
- a CDS encoding sorbitol dehydrogenase family protein, which translates to MNHPGSEPSATSDSSLPRISRRHALIGLAALLAQAGFWSNPLSAAMPAPASAAATGLAPATMLFYTLSQTITGHRDLSAATAARIEQAMRSNVPGFADHLPRLGALLVTGQEATALLAAATAADAGLRELALAIVAAWYTGTVAGNAAQGTKSIVVAYAEALMYRTVADGQVVPTYCNYGPLWWLKAPPAVRVSAPVAPKPVPAPATTGTPEPKGKQAK; encoded by the coding sequence ATGAACCATCCAGGCAGCGAACCATCTGCAACATCCGATTCATCCCTTCCCCGCATCAGCCGCCGCCACGCCCTGATCGGCCTGGCCGCCTTGCTGGCGCAGGCCGGTTTCTGGAGCAATCCCCTGTCCGCCGCCATGCCGGCGCCGGCCAGCGCTGCGGCGACGGGCCTGGCGCCGGCCACCATGCTGTTCTACACCTTGTCGCAAACCATCACGGGCCACCGCGATTTGTCCGCCGCGACGGCGGCGCGCATCGAGCAAGCCATGCGCAGCAACGTGCCTGGCTTTGCCGATCATTTGCCACGGCTGGGTGCGCTGCTCGTCACGGGCCAGGAAGCCACGGCGCTGCTGGCGGCCGCCACCGCCGCGGACGCCGGCCTGCGCGAGCTGGCGCTGGCCATCGTCGCCGCCTGGTACACGGGCACCGTCGCCGGCAACGCGGCGCAGGGCACGAAGTCCATCGTCGTCGCGTATGCGGAAGCGTTGATGTACCGCACGGTGGCCGATGGCCAGGTTGTGCCCACCTATTGCAACTATGGCCCCCTGTGGTGGCTGAAGGCGCCGCCGGCCGTGCGCGTCTCCGCGCCCGTGGCGCCAAAACCCGTACCGGCCCCGGCCACCACCGGCACTCCCGAACCGAAAGGCAAGCAAGCAAAATGA
- a CDS encoding GMC family oxidoreductase, whose amino-acid sequence MKSPQFKSNGDVVADVVIVGTGVVGAMMADQLAAQGHSVIMLEAGLRIERGQAVENWRNMPFENRVGSDFQGLYPQADNAPAPLYFPKNNYVELSGPSGSSFQQGYLRTVGGTTWHWAASCWRHLPTDMRMKSDYGVGRDWAISYDELEPYYCRAEQEMGVAGPNDPAQQSPSERSKPYPMDMVPWGYGDKRFAEVVNPHGYRSVPIPQGRSTRPWQGRPTCCGNNNCQPICPIGAMYNGIHHVERAELKGAGVLAEAVVYRIDTDQNNRVTAVHWYDAKKQSHMATGKAFVIACNGIETPRLLLLAANQNNPNGIANSSDQVGRNMMDHSGFHCTFLANEPIWTGRGPAQSSCLVGPRDGAFRAQYSANKMILNNITRVGPATQQSLKLGLVGKHLDDEIRRRAAFGVDLSISLEPLPEAHNRLTLSKTRKDPLGLACPDIYYDVGDYVRDGAKAAHAQLEHIGKLFGAVEFHITDSLNANNHIMGGVIMGSNRLDSVVDGNCRAHDHANLWLPGGGAMPSASVVNTTLSMAALGLRAADDIARTLAREAA is encoded by the coding sequence ATGAAATCACCGCAATTCAAGAGTAATGGCGACGTCGTCGCCGATGTCGTCATCGTCGGGACCGGTGTCGTGGGCGCCATGATGGCCGATCAGCTGGCCGCCCAAGGCCACTCCGTGATCATGCTGGAAGCGGGCCTGCGCATCGAGCGGGGGCAAGCCGTGGAAAACTGGCGCAACATGCCGTTCGAGAACCGCGTCGGTTCCGACTTCCAGGGCTTGTATCCGCAGGCGGACAATGCGCCCGCGCCCCTGTATTTCCCAAAAAATAATTATGTGGAATTGTCCGGCCCCAGCGGCAGCAGTTTCCAGCAAGGCTATCTGCGCACGGTAGGCGGCACCACCTGGCACTGGGCCGCGTCGTGCTGGCGCCACTTGCCGACCGACATGCGCATGAAAAGCGATTACGGGGTAGGGCGCGACTGGGCCATTTCCTACGATGAGCTGGAACCCTACTATTGCCGCGCCGAGCAGGAAATGGGCGTGGCCGGCCCCAACGATCCGGCGCAGCAGTCGCCCAGCGAGCGCAGCAAACCGTATCCGATGGACATGGTGCCCTGGGGCTATGGCGACAAGCGCTTCGCCGAAGTGGTCAACCCGCACGGCTACCGCTCCGTGCCGATTCCGCAAGGGCGCTCGACGCGCCCATGGCAAGGTCGTCCGACCTGCTGCGGCAATAACAATTGCCAGCCGATCTGCCCCATTGGCGCCATGTACAACGGCATCCACCACGTGGAGCGGGCCGAGCTGAAAGGCGCGGGCGTGCTGGCCGAGGCCGTCGTCTACCGCATCGACACGGACCAGAACAACCGCGTGACGGCCGTGCATTGGTATGACGCCAAGAAACAGTCGCACATGGCGACGGGCAAGGCCTTCGTCATTGCCTGCAACGGCATCGAAACGCCGCGTTTGCTGCTGCTGGCGGCGAACCAGAACAATCCGAACGGCATCGCCAACAGTTCCGACCAGGTCGGCCGCAACATGATGGACCATTCGGGTTTCCACTGCACCTTCCTCGCCAATGAACCGATCTGGACGGGCCGTGGCCCGGCGCAGAGCAGCTGCCTGGTGGGGCCGCGCGACGGCGCCTTCCGCGCGCAGTATTCGGCCAATAAGATGATACTGAACAACATCACCAGGGTCGGACCTGCCACCCAGCAATCGTTGAAGCTGGGCCTGGTGGGCAAGCACCTCGACGATGAAATCCGCCGCCGCGCCGCGTTTGGCGTGGACCTGTCGATCAGCCTGGAACCGCTGCCCGAGGCGCACAACCGCTTGACCTTGAGCAAGACGCGCAAGGACCCGCTGGGCCTGGCCTGTCCCGACATTTATTATGACGTGGGCGACTACGTGCGCGATGGCGCGAAGGCCGCGCATGCGCAGCTCGAGCACATCGGCAAGCTGTTCGGCGCCGTGGAATTCCATATCACCGACAGCCTGAACGCGAACAACCACATCATGGGCGGCGTCATCATGGGTTCGAACCGTCTTGACTCCGTCGTCGACGGCAATTGCCGCGCTCACGACCATGCCAATTTGTGGTTGCCGGGCGGCGGCGCCATGCCGTCGGCCAGCGTCGTCAACACGACCCTGAGCATGGCTGCGCTCGGCTTGCGCGCGGCCGACGACATCGCCCGCACCCTGGCAAGGGAGGCAGCATGA
- a CDS encoding cytochrome c, with the protein MMRRFLLGLTLAAGLPLAARALPPVPPAPPVTLTPDRPAAPAASAAAKPDARLERGRYLAIAADCMACHTAAGGKPYAGGYAIDSPLGTIYATNITPSKKGGIGHYTESDFARALRAGVRADGSHLYPAMPYTSYAMLTDADVGDLYYYFMQAVQPVDEPARQTALPFPFNVRLSMLGWNTLFLDNKRFVPDPAKSAQINRGAYLAEGLAHCSACHTPRNALMAEIGSQTLAGASLGSWHAPNITSDKVSGIGAWTDAEIAAYLKTGHVEGKGQAAGGMAEAIQNSLQFLRDDDVAAIVAYLRTVPAVRAPGQTKAAFSHGSAASEEPLLRGMASSTEHHSLNSGAVLFSGYCASCHSASGAGSTGQSYPALFNNTATGGATPANLVSAILFGVERKIEGEEHEAFMPRFDQRSYVQPLTDEQIASIANYVLKQYGNPDVSVTPAYVAQARSGGEKPLLARVQPFMLPGGIVGILLLIALFVWLRRRRQVKK; encoded by the coding sequence ATGATGCGCCGTTTCTTGCTGGGCCTGACCCTGGCGGCCGGCTTGCCGCTGGCCGCGCGTGCTTTACCACCTGTGCCACCGGCGCCGCCCGTCACCCTGACGCCGGACCGTCCGGCCGCGCCGGCCGCAAGTGCAGCCGCCAAGCCCGATGCACGGCTGGAGCGGGGCCGCTATCTGGCCATCGCGGCCGACTGCATGGCTTGCCATACGGCAGCGGGCGGCAAGCCGTATGCGGGTGGCTATGCCATCGATTCGCCGCTGGGCACGATTTATGCGACGAATATCACGCCATCGAAAAAAGGCGGTATCGGCCATTACACGGAAAGCGACTTTGCGCGCGCCTTGCGTGCGGGCGTGCGTGCCGATGGCAGTCATCTGTACCCGGCCATGCCCTACACCAGCTATGCGATGCTGACGGATGCGGACGTGGGCGACCTGTATTACTACTTCATGCAGGCCGTTCAGCCCGTCGATGAACCGGCGCGCCAGACGGCCCTGCCATTCCCGTTCAACGTGCGCCTGTCCATGCTGGGCTGGAACACCTTGTTCCTCGACAATAAACGCTTCGTGCCCGATCCGGCGAAGAGCGCGCAGATCAACCGCGGCGCCTATCTGGCCGAAGGCCTGGCGCACTGCAGCGCTTGCCATACGCCGCGCAACGCGCTGATGGCGGAAATCGGTAGCCAGACCCTGGCGGGCGCGTCGCTTGGTTCCTGGCATGCGCCGAATATCACCTCTGACAAGGTCAGCGGCATCGGCGCCTGGACAGATGCGGAAATCGCCGCCTACCTCAAAACAGGTCACGTGGAAGGCAAGGGGCAGGCGGCGGGCGGCATGGCCGAAGCCATCCAGAACAGCCTGCAATTCTTGCGCGACGATGACGTGGCCGCCATCGTCGCGTACTTGCGCACGGTGCCCGCCGTGCGCGCGCCGGGGCAGACCAAGGCTGCGTTCAGCCATGGCAGCGCGGCCAGCGAAGAACCGCTGCTGCGCGGCATGGCCAGTTCCACCGAGCACCACTCGCTCAACAGCGGTGCCGTGCTGTTTTCCGGCTATTGCGCCAGCTGCCATTCGGCCAGCGGCGCCGGCAGCACGGGGCAAAGCTATCCGGCCCTGTTCAACAACACGGCGACGGGCGGCGCCACGCCGGCCAACCTGGTTTCGGCCATCCTGTTTGGCGTCGAGCGCAAGATCGAAGGGGAAGAGCACGAAGCGTTCATGCCCCGTTTCGACCAGCGTTCCTACGTGCAACCGTTGACGGACGAGCAGATCGCTTCGATCGCCAACTACGTGCTGAAACAGTATGGCAACCCGGATGTGTCCGTCACGCCCGCGTATGTGGCGCAGGCGCGCAGCGGCGGCGAAAAACCGCTGCTGGCACGCGTGCAACCGTTCATGCTACCGGGTGGCATCGTGGGCATCTTGCTGCTGATCGCGCTGTTTGTGTGGCTGCGCCGGCGCCGTCAAGTCAAGAAATAG
- a CDS encoding GtrA family protein has protein sequence MSHSLHHQFLRFAAVGASGTAVQYSVLWGGVEWAGISAAAASGIGYILGSVVNYLLNYFFTFKSDKGHGEAASKYFTLLGIGWCINTGLMWLLVHQLGWYYWLAQVLATGIGLIWNFAGSRWWAFKPASAPGK, from the coding sequence ATGTCTCATTCCCTGCATCACCAATTTTTACGTTTCGCCGCCGTCGGCGCTTCCGGCACGGCCGTGCAATACAGCGTGCTGTGGGGCGGCGTGGAATGGGCCGGCATCAGCGCCGCCGCCGCTTCCGGCATCGGCTACATCCTGGGTTCCGTCGTCAACTACCTCCTCAATTACTTTTTCACGTTTAAAAGCGACAAGGGCCACGGCGAGGCGGCGTCCAAGTATTTCACCTTGCTGGGCATCGGCTGGTGCATCAATACGGGCCTGATGTGGCTGCTGGTACACCAGCTGGGCTGGTATTACTGGCTGGCGCAGGTGCTGGCGACGGGTATCGGCCTGATTTGGAATTTCGCGGGCAGCCGCTGGTGGGCCTTCAAGCCGGCCAGCGCGCCAGGCAAGTAA
- a CDS encoding NCS2 family permease: MQFLERYFKLKDNGTNVRTELLAGLTTFLTMAYIIFVNPSILGDAGMPKDSVFVATCLAAAIGTLIMGLYANYPIALAPGMGLNAYFSYTVVKGMGMSWEVALGAVFISGCLFILVSLFKVREMIINSIPPALRTAITVGIGLFLAIISLKSAGIVVSNPATIIALGDLHQAAPILAILGFFIIVALDRLKVPGAILIGILTITIASFFFGGNQFNGIVSAPPAIEPTLFKLDIMGALSIGIVNVVLVFFLVELFDATGTLMGVANRAGLLKDGKMERMNKALLADSTAIAAGACLGTSSTTAFVESAAGVQAGGRTGLTAVAVALLFLGSLFFAPLAHTVPPYATAPALLYVACLMLRELTYIDWDDSTESIPAAITALMMPFTYSVASGVAFGFITYAVLKLLTGKGKQVSVVAYIIAAIFLFKFIYLGE; encoded by the coding sequence ATGCAGTTCCTGGAACGCTATTTCAAACTGAAGGACAACGGAACCAATGTGCGCACGGAGCTGCTGGCCGGCCTGACCACATTCCTGACGATGGCCTACATCATCTTCGTCAACCCGTCCATCCTGGGCGATGCGGGCATGCCGAAAGACTCCGTCTTTGTTGCCACCTGCCTGGCGGCCGCCATCGGCACCCTGATCATGGGCTTGTACGCGAACTATCCGATCGCGCTGGCGCCGGGCATGGGCCTGAATGCATATTTCTCGTACACGGTGGTCAAGGGCATGGGCATGAGCTGGGAAGTGGCGCTGGGCGCCGTCTTCATTTCCGGCTGCCTGTTCATCCTGGTCAGCCTGTTCAAGGTGCGCGAGATGATCATCAACAGCATCCCGCCCGCGCTGCGCACGGCGATCACGGTGGGTATCGGCCTGTTCCTGGCCATCATTTCGCTGAAAAGCGCCGGCATCGTGGTATCGAACCCCGCCACCATCATCGCGCTGGGCGACTTGCACCAGGCGGCGCCCATCCTGGCCATTCTCGGTTTCTTCATCATCGTTGCGCTGGACCGCCTGAAAGTGCCGGGCGCCATCCTGATCGGCATCCTCACCATCACCATCGCCAGCTTCTTCTTTGGCGGCAACCAGTTCAACGGCATCGTCTCGGCGCCGCCCGCCATCGAGCCGACCCTGTTCAAGCTCGACATCATGGGCGCGTTGTCGATCGGCATCGTCAACGTGGTGCTGGTGTTTTTCCTGGTGGAATTGTTCGATGCGACGGGTACCCTGATGGGCGTGGCCAACCGTGCCGGCTTGTTGAAAGACGGCAAGATGGAACGCATGAACAAGGCCTTGCTGGCCGACAGCACGGCGATCGCCGCCGGCGCCTGCCTGGGCACGTCCAGCACCACGGCTTTCGTGGAAAGCGCGGCCGGCGTGCAAGCGGGTGGCCGCACGGGCTTGACGGCCGTGGCCGTCGCGCTGCTGTTCCTGGGTAGCCTGTTCTTCGCCCCGCTGGCGCACACGGTGCCGCCGTACGCGACGGCGCCAGCGCTGCTGTACGTGGCGTGCCTGATGCTGCGCGAACTGACGTATATCGACTGGGATGACAGTACGGAAAGCATTCCGGCCGCCATCACGGCGCTGATGATGCCGTTTACCTATTCGGTGGCCAGCGGCGTGGCGTTCGGCTTCATCACCTACGCGGTATTGAAACTGTTGACGGGCAAGGGCAAGCAAGTATCGGTGGTGGCTTACATCATTGCCGCCATCTTCCTGTTCAAGTTTATCTACCTGGGCGAATAG
- a CDS encoding GntR family transcriptional regulator, producing the protein MTESSASLVDKPGSGDSSAEIAEHIAAAIVARQLPPGTRLREEALCRLYGVSRTKIRAALLILSKDKLIRMVPDKGAFVSQPTEAEARDIFAARRIIEAALAREFVARAKPADYRMLERHLKAERLALAQATPLRSQLLGDFHVLLADIAGNAVLRDIVRELVGRSSLITMLYQSGHAAACSYDEHGRFLEAARSGDADLAARLMVEHLTHVEAALRFDGSACDARKDLVAALLM; encoded by the coding sequence ATGACAGAATCAAGCGCATCCCTGGTGGATAAGCCCGGCAGCGGCGATAGCTCGGCGGAAATTGCCGAGCATATCGCGGCCGCCATCGTGGCGCGCCAATTGCCGCCCGGTACGCGGCTGCGCGAAGAGGCGCTGTGCCGGCTGTATGGCGTCAGCCGCACCAAGATCCGCGCCGCCCTGCTGATCCTGTCGAAAGACAAACTGATCCGCATGGTGCCCGACAAGGGCGCCTTCGTCAGCCAGCCCACCGAAGCGGAAGCGCGCGACATCTTCGCCGCGCGGCGCATCATCGAAGCGGCCCTGGCGCGCGAATTCGTCGCGCGGGCCAAACCCGCCGACTACCGGATGCTGGAGCGGCACCTGAAAGCGGAGCGCCTGGCGCTGGCACAAGCGACGCCGCTGCGCTCGCAACTGCTGGGCGACTTCCACGTCTTGCTGGCCGACATCGCCGGCAACGCCGTGCTGCGCGATATCGTGCGCGAACTGGTGGGGCGCAGCTCGCTCATCACCATGCTGTACCAGTCCGGCCATGCCGCCGCCTGCTCGTACGACGAACACGGCCGTTTTCTGGAAGCGGCGCGCAGCGGCGACGCGGACCTGGCGGCGCGCCTGATGGTCGAGCACCTGACGCATGTGGAAGCGGCCTTGCGCTTCGACGGCAGCGCCTGCGACGCCAGGAAAGACCTGGTGGCGGCGCTGCTGATGTAA
- a CDS encoding right-handed parallel beta-helix repeat-containing protein, with the protein MTFFSFPKPVRRRTKFLGLLVLPFIAWLFWPGNETRPLLNSPIPSTLDSQPCTDLRPEDETFQEAVVWEAGRYCVAVDFRQRRFCGAGHCAPAAYRHLLAIKGGSVTINLNNHTLHSDGHSSGIIAYAQQNKSSTQPNKPNFIFTQSTKIITIKNGVIDLRGLGVGIKLINHWDMLFLDDQVPGSRASYEKTEFILENLRIITDNIGIILEGDGNIIRNCIIESDGRAAIMMAGPRGLIENNTIILTRKLMPGLIPFTFNKLMEGRYTPGRIYSEIEEWQVQKAAIVLHQASNTVIRNNTIEVKGHSATRHNIYLTDASENIRIEGNTFVGSEDPVTLLKGSTATMKNNVFEPRKPWWKF; encoded by the coding sequence ATGACCTTCTTTTCATTTCCAAAACCAGTTCGTCGGCGAACAAAGTTTCTAGGCCTACTTGTTCTTCCATTTATCGCATGGTTGTTTTGGCCGGGGAATGAAACGAGGCCCCTGCTAAATTCACCGATTCCATCAACCCTGGATTCTCAACCGTGTACCGACCTACGCCCAGAAGATGAAACATTTCAGGAAGCAGTGGTGTGGGAAGCTGGTCGATACTGCGTTGCGGTTGATTTCAGGCAACGTCGATTTTGCGGAGCGGGGCATTGCGCTCCAGCTGCTTATCGTCATTTGCTCGCAATTAAGGGCGGCAGTGTAACTATCAACTTGAACAATCACACTTTACATAGTGATGGTCATTCTAGTGGAATAATAGCCTACGCTCAACAAAATAAGAGTTCCACACAGCCCAATAAACCGAACTTTATATTCACCCAAAGCACTAAAATCATTACGATAAAAAATGGAGTAATAGACCTGCGCGGACTAGGTGTAGGGATTAAACTTATCAATCATTGGGATATGCTGTTTCTTGATGACCAAGTTCCAGGCTCGCGGGCAAGCTATGAGAAAACCGAATTTATTTTAGAGAATTTGCGCATCATCACCGACAACATAGGAATTATCCTCGAAGGCGATGGCAATATAATCAGAAACTGCATTATCGAGAGTGATGGTCGAGCGGCCATAATGATGGCGGGCCCCCGTGGACTAATTGAAAATAACACAATTATTCTCACACGAAAATTGATGCCGGGACTGATACCCTTTACGTTCAATAAGCTAATGGAGGGCCGCTATACTCCAGGGCGTATTTATAGCGAGATTGAAGAATGGCAGGTCCAAAAAGCAGCTATCGTGCTACACCAGGCCTCCAACACAGTTATCCGCAACAATACAATCGAAGTTAAAGGACACTCGGCAACAAGACACAACATCTATCTCACGGATGCCAGCGAAAACATTCGCATCGAAGGGAATACATTTGTCGGCTCTGAAGACCCCGTAACGCTGCTCAAGGGCAGCACCGCCACAATGAAAAACAATGTGTTCGAGCCAAGGAAGCCGTGGTGGAAATTCTGA
- a CDS encoding right-handed parallel beta-helix repeat-containing protein: MNLYRKFRSLRRGTLVLIVGLLLVSWTLWRMTDSPPVLRPPRLVAKTTLPCVEVRPEFGPYQEAVIDTPGKHCIAVDFWQQRLSDFAGHTGPTPYRHLLGVMANDVTVDLANHTLHSDGNSGGIVAERIEQGEKPMPKNTTVQNGVLEIRGLGTAVDFLDHWPMSDINTPAPKNFPGFKKSGVILENLLIRADNVGVMLEGDGNIIRNCVIESGGDSAIMMAGPNGKILNNTIVLTDPLIPTWLAHGNKGIVYQIANLSDFRKAPRAAIALHRATGTVIRGNRIEVKGKSSSRHNIYLTDTSIGVQIEGNTFVGTDDPVTLTNGSTSNLRNNTYEQRLPWW, translated from the coding sequence ATGAACCTCTACCGCAAATTCCGTTCACTTCGCCGTGGAACGCTCGTACTCATCGTTGGTCTCCTTCTTGTTAGTTGGACGTTATGGCGAATGACAGATAGCCCGCCGGTTCTGCGTCCACCGCGTCTGGTTGCCAAGACAACTCTGCCTTGTGTCGAAGTTCGGCCAGAATTCGGGCCATATCAGGAAGCAGTAATTGATACGCCGGGGAAACACTGCATTGCCGTCGATTTTTGGCAACAGCGTCTGTCCGATTTTGCGGGACACACCGGACCCACCCCCTATCGCCATCTACTTGGTGTGATGGCAAACGATGTCACGGTCGATTTGGCCAACCACACCTTGCATAGTGACGGAAATTCTGGCGGAATCGTGGCGGAAAGGATTGAGCAGGGCGAGAAACCGATGCCTAAGAATACCACGGTCCAGAATGGTGTTCTGGAAATCAGGGGTCTCGGCACTGCAGTAGATTTCTTAGACCATTGGCCCATGTCCGACATTAACACCCCCGCGCCGAAAAACTTCCCAGGATTTAAAAAATCAGGGGTCATTCTCGAAAATTTGCTGATAAGGGCAGATAACGTGGGAGTGATGCTGGAAGGCGACGGCAACATCATCCGCAACTGTGTCATCGAAAGTGGTGGCGATAGCGCCATCATGATGGCGGGACCGAACGGAAAAATTCTGAATAACACCATCGTTCTCACCGACCCACTCATCCCCACTTGGCTCGCACATGGCAACAAAGGAATTGTATACCAAATTGCCAATCTTTCTGATTTTCGCAAGGCTCCTCGAGCAGCTATTGCACTCCATCGTGCGACGGGAACAGTCATCCGTGGCAATCGAATTGAGGTCAAAGGAAAGTCCTCAAGCAGGCACAACATTTACCTGACCGACACTAGTATCGGCGTGCAAATCGAGGGGAATACATTTGTTGGAACGGATGACCCAGTCACCTTGACGAATGGGAGCACATCTAATTTAAGAAATAATACTTACGAGCAAAGACTTCCATGGTGGTAG